Sequence from the Oncorhynchus kisutch isolate 150728-3 linkage group LG12, Okis_V2, whole genome shotgun sequence genome:
CGACCCATAAGGGCATGAGAGTATCTTTGCTGTAACCGTTGATGTAGTCGGCGTGGTGCAGGACACAGTACTCTGAATTCTCCTGGAGAACCCGAGGGATTCCATATGGTAGGTGAAGAGCCTTGGTTCCGGAaactgagagaggggagggtgtgaTAAAAAACAATCATAGACAAAATAGAGCCATGGTTACACTAACTGGAGTGTTTGGCAAAGTTTTTACTACTAAGCCATTACAAAGAGACCCCATGAAGTGTGTACTCACTGGAATTGTCTTTGATGAGTTGCCTGTTCATAGTCTTCTCCTGAAACATATTTTCAGCATGTTAGTGTGTCTGTCAACTTCTCTCCCTCTGAGTGCTTCTGGGTTATCAATCATAAAGTGAGGATAAATATTCGTTTTCAATGAAGCACCTTTCAAACATTGAGGATTTAGAGTGTTATGGACAGGACAGACCCTCTGtctacccctcccctcccagTCCTGCTCTCTGGGGATGGATGTGCGAGTTTGAGGATACACCCCCCTCCCTGATTGTACCGCTGCTCTGCGGTACATACCGCTGCTCTGGTGCGGGTGCTGCAGCTACAGCCCAGGTGGTCAGAGGGGGCAAGGCCACTGGCCTCACAGGTGGAGTTAGAGGAGAGCTCAGCTGGGTACACGGGGCGGTGGGGAGGGTTCTTCAGGAGGTGGTTCAGACTCCCATGGGTCCCGTTGTTAGGAGCAGGGGGAACGTCCAACAGAtctgacagacaaagagagaggatgatagatagagatggggggggggggggagaaataaAGTGAAAGTAGAGAGTTGAAAAGGTATTTTCTTTAACTGACTAGATTTGATCTAATGGGCTAACTGTACAGAATAGCTGTGTGACTATAGACTTAGTTTCCAGTGGTGGTGCTGTGGCCTTCTCAACTGGCACATCCTCTTTGAAACGTATCACAATGTTGAGAAATTGTCCTGGGAGTTCTGTATAGAAGTGGTTGAAATGATGCTATAATGAATGTAAAGCCAGAGATATCATTCCACTCCTTTGGCATGACAATTCCAtcaggagttggcaagagagcggaaacagactggcacccaggctaatcCTTTCTAGTTAAGCAACAGGACATTGTCCCCATGTTAAATGGTCCATTGACTAACAGGCTTACCACACAGGAGGTTGTACACTTCAATGTTTTCAAAAGGTGCAACTTGGGTCTTGTATTTCAGCCCTGGTCCATAACTGATAAAAATGGCctgaaaaatacaaaaacaaacttAATTCATTTTCACAAGAATAACTGACACATGAATAGATAGAGACACGCTATTCATGACAGTGGAGTAGACATGTTTAGATATGGAGAGAAGAACAAAGTAACCACAATTTCACCATCTCATTTAGTTAACATTTCCCTATACCTACGAAGGAGTCAAAACCACAAATAGACCATGTGTAAACATCAGAATAGCTAAAAGTAAACCGTGTGGGAGTTTAAGTACTTAAATGACCTTCCAAAAAGGTGGGTTGAAAAGCAATTAACATTTTGAAATAATCATAAGATGAGCCttaaagcagcaatcagcagtagaaacaataacaaggGGACTCCCAGCCCTTGTTTAAGTAAAAAGCTgagagatggggctggagaaatcgaccactctcaaattcagagCTATTGATGCAAGGACTAACCATCCATgaaatcaaaatgatagttttaaccatgttgcgGCTGTATAGTGTTTGGTCACATTTACTTAGTTTACAAACATTTAAGTAAAACAAACTTACagtatattttgggttctgatggggtatgacagttgatgAGGCATTCTTAACTTGTATTCTTCATGAGTCAATGAAGTCATGAGTCACAtaattcatttataagtccaaaaatgtatgtagtaactgctgattgcccctttaaaacgTGGGTGGCTACTAAATTAAATAGGTGATGTTGCTACTTGCTAGCTATGTCTGCTTTTCTTCCGGTCTGCAGCAAAACACACAGAAGATATTTTCAGCAGACTTTCATTTGACTCATGCACCTGTTTTATTTAGGTTAGCGAGTAAAGTCGCAGGGATAATTATAGCAACACATTCCAGGTGTGACCACGTCTAGAAAGATACACAGACCTATTATAAACATAAAGACTAACAGGGAGATGCCAGGGAGACGTCTAGTAAACTATAGTAAACAGCCATGAGAAAACACAACACATGGGAACAAAGCATACTGTTATAGGGGATGGTATTTTGGGAGAGATTTTCTAAGGCCGGAAACATACACATAAAGACTAACATGGAGACGGGGAGAAATCTAGTAAAACCTAGTAAACCTAGTAACAATGTACATGGGAAAACAACAACTCCAAATGGGAGGACATTGTActgttataggtgatggtattGCAGTGGGTTTACTTTGGGAGAGACTTGACTCTCTCGGAGGACACACTTTGATTTAACCTAAAGAATGTCAGGCATGATTTAACAAACTGGGGCTCCTTTGGAGTGGCCTGCTCCCAGATCTTTTTAGGACATTTGGCCTGAGAATGGccatacaggtgtaggatcttaatttgagccagtttgctacagcaggaaaataatcctgcagctacaggaaatgtggattataatggacttttttgtaggggttgatacatttttctgcaaatcaagtctgaaatgtttaAGTGAAAATTACAAACgtaagggcctcccgggtgacgCAGTGGTTTAGGGCACCAGTCtctgctgtgccaccagagactctgggttggcGCCCCGGCTCTGTCGTAAttggccgcgactgggaggtccgtggggcgacgcacaattggcctagcgtcatccgagttagggagggtttggccggtagggatatccttgactcctgtggcgggccgggcgcagtgcgcgctaaccaaggttgccaggtgcacggtgttttctccgacacattggtgcggctggcttccgggttggatgcgcgctctgttaagaagcagtgcggcttggttgggttgtgtatcagaggacccatgactttcgaccttcgtctctcccgagcccgtacgggagttgtagcgatgagacaagatagtagctcctaacaattggataccacaaaaaaaaataagaaaattacAAACgttagtgtatttgagtttttaaaaggcttctaagtTTGCTTTTCCTACCACCCAGAACCTGGTGGTGTCACCTAGTAAGatccaaaaaattgtcaaagtctCCAGTAACCCAAGTCAGACTGtactctctgctatcgcacggcaagcggtaccggagtaccaagtcttggtccttaacagcttctacccccaagccataagcctgctgaacaattaatccaaAGGCCACCCGacctatttacattgacacccacACCCACTTTGTTTTTAcaatgctgctactcgctgtttattatctatgcatggtcactttacccatacctacatgtacaaaatacctcgactaacctgtacccccgcacattgactcgttattgttatgtaatttgttacttttgattagatttttttttcttcttaaaaaTATTTACTATATAAACtaaactctttcttgaactgcattgttggttaagggcttgtaagtaagcatttcacggtaaggtctacctatacCTGCTGTAGTCGGCGCATGATAAATGATGCTGATAAATCAGCAACaaaagggtgatcaaattaagatgctATATCTGTAGGAGATGGCACAATCAGATCTGGGACTACCTCTCTGTAGTGCTTTCATCATAGAACTTCACATCAAAATAAAAAATGGGTTGTGTTTTTTAGCTAATCTCCATGTGATTCAAGTGTAATGTAGCTATTAGCGTTAGCTGTTTTTTAGTTAGAGACAGTATGTTCGGATGAGTTTCCCTGGATGTGTACATAACCACGTGTCCATACTATAATATCACAGAGTATCAACGGAAGTACAGCATCATCCCTCTCACCCTTCCCTGACCTGCATGTTTTTGAAGACGTTATCCGAGCCGTGGAATCCACCAGTGCAGTACTTGACTTCCTTAGGTTGTCTGTGGATGAACAGAGATGAAAAAACATTATTCCATTGCTAGAAAAAACatcacacctccaacagaacacagagggtgttctttaatggaagtctCTCCaaaataatccaggtagaatcaggaattcctcaGGGCAggtgtctaggccccttacttttttcaatctttactaatgacatgacACGGAGttctgtattttatatatatttatacaacaCTAAAATTGAGGGGTTTTCAATTGAACAGCTGTATAAACCAGCCCAACTAATAATAGCTCACATCCTCAACTGTGGCAACCATAACAACAAGGAACAGCTTTCAGCACCCATTAAAGACATCTGTAAAAAACATGCCCAAACCAAAATGTCTGTTGGTATGTTAATAGGCTTTCTGTTAACCGGAGACCAACTATCACTTTTCATATGTGGCAGCTGTTGAGAATTTCAGCGGTCAAGTTAGGGCTAGTGAGTCGTCTTGTCGAATAATGTCTCATTGCAACAGACAAACATAACGAGAGTTAAACATTTACTtttgaatcatttagcagacgctcttatccagagcgacccacagtagtgagtgcatacatttttgtacttTTCCGTATAAATATAAAGTGGGATCACCTTTTGCAAGTACCTGTAACTGCTTTCAATGTGCATGTAGGGAGAAATGCATATAGGGACAAGTGCATGTAGGCACAACGTTTAAAGTGAATGTCAATGGATAATGTGTAGTTCTAACCGGTGTGGATTTAGTTTTGCCTGTAACTGATGACTTGAAAAAGGAGTGAACCGTGATGAGTAGGCTAACTATTAAATATTTAAAACGGTACTTATTTACTTAGGTTATTCCACAACAGATACTTTGGCTTAATGCCACAGTAAAGCCAAGAGTGCAGCTTAGGTTATGTGATAAAACAAAGTGTTGCGTTTCCAAAGAAATTACATTTAGGGTTATGGTTCATACTGTATATGGTTCCTACAGATGTCATATCTTAATTTGACCGGTTGTCACAGAGAATGAGCCTTGTGATTTACATACCTTCATTGAAAACCCAGAATTAGCTTTCTCTCAGTAGATCTAAcaactaaactatagcctatcaaagcTAATTTCCCATTTGCAGGATTATTTTACTCatgttcaaattaagatcccacatctgtatgaataaagatgtaaaaaaacgaaatgtGTTATGAAGAGAAAAAAAGCAAACAAGAGTTATGTTATGACATACAGAGCTGCTTGCCAGCCAGGCTTCATGTAGAGATGGGCCTTCTCAATGCGCACGTTGTTAGCAAAGTGCATCCGTTTGGGAAGGTGCTCTTTGAGGTAGGGCCTCATGGGCTGGTCAGGGCTCCTGCACTTCAAAACACACAgcaagagaagagcagagagtcaatgaagggacagagggagaggcctGTTTGACATAAGCTAAGGCAAGCAAATCATTTTTCAATTAATCTTATTAACACAGAAGTCAACTAGGCACAAATACTTCACATACCGACAGATTCTTCACCAGGCCTTCATAGTCGACTGGGGGGAATAAAAACAGACATAGTTGGTAACTCAAGGGTCATGACCTTCCCAAATCACTCTTGACCCCTTGGCCCTCTTCCACTTGGCCCTCTTCCACTTGGCCCTCTTCCACTTGGCCCTCTTCCACTTGGCCCTCAACCACTTTGCCCCTTCCCCTTGGCCCCCAACCACTTGGCCCCCAACCACTTGGCCCCCAACCACTTGGCCCCCAACCACTTGGCCCCCAACCACTTGGCCCCTTCCCCTTGGCCCCAAATGCTGTATGCCTCCCGTTATGTTTGCAGATCTGGATGGTCTGCATAGGTACAGTGCGATTAAGATTAAAATCACTTTAGTCAATTGTACACATAGTCCAACCGAATACTTTAACCCAGCCCCTgcgaaagacacacatacacatatatatacaggtTTTTGGAGatgtgcggggggctgccacacCCGGAAAGCCAGGGGAGCTGTTGttgtggggggttaagtgccttgctcaacggCATGATGGTAGGCAATGGCATCTATGATTTGATAGGAGCAACCCTTCAGTTGCCagctcactctaaccactaggctacctgctgccccagtgAAGTGGTGAAGCTTCTACCTTAATTAATGCTTACACATTACTAAATCTGACAAAAATCTAAGGGGGAAGGAGGGAATTGGGACCAGCTGTAACACTGAATGGTGTTTCAACATAAGGCCAGGAAGAGGGAGGAAAACAGCTGGAAGTGACACGTTGACATCATCAACAGTTACTCACAGGAGAAGAAGTCTTCTGGGAGGTTCTTGGGTCGGATTCGCGCAGCGGGGCCTTGGATGACAGTGAAGTCGTCAATGTTGTCCTGGTACGAGCTTACAAATGCAGCCTTTTTGCAGGAAGCTTCCTCCATTCCTGCAattacagtaaacacacacacacacatcatttaaaaaacaattgCCATTGTTTGTATTGTTGTTCCTGGCAACTGGGCAGTCAGAGCAATAGGATAAGTTAGAGCAAAGAAATGGAGAATGAGAAAAGACAGTATAAGACTTCAACAGCACCATAATTAAGTGGTCTAATCTGTACCGGATTTCagagaatctttttttttttactgaacaaACTGTTAATTTGAAATTATAAACAGATTattgttactaggattatatCCTCCATTTCCCAATCAATCAAAACATCAAAACAATCACATCAATAACATTGACAAAAAATAACCCAAGAGCAATGCAATGATTGTTATaggctaaataaaaaaatattcccaTATGACATTTGTTATTATAAAAACCTGACATCAAAATTACAACCCTGCAGCGTGGAGCTTATTATTGCATTCAAATGCCCCAACAATGGCAGACCCCAGAGTACAGGCCAGTTGAGCAGCCATCGGTCGGTGCCACCAAATTAATTTCATTTCGTTAATCCTTTACACGCATAATGACATAATTACAAGACTAGACACATGTCAAATGCTATGCAGATGTTGCGAGCATCTCTTCTTTACAGACCTCTCCTCTGTAAACCTCCCTGGCTCCCTCATCCTCGTTTTGCTAAATCTTTCACAGCTGTTTCAGCGTTCAATCTGACCTTGTTTTACAAAAGTTTTCGCTCTGCCATGTGATTCCCCCACAACAGGTGCTAGGGTAACGTCcctaatggaaccctattccttatatagtgcactacttctgaaccAGCcttatgggacctggtcaaaagtattgaactaaatagggaatagggagccattttggaACCATCCATTGTCTCAGCCAAAACAAACAGTACGTGTGGCTGACAGTAAGCATTCAAATGCCCCAACAATGGCAGACCCCAGAGTACAGGCCAGAGGCTGGAAGACAATCGAAAAGTTACTCAATAGAGGAACTATAACATTTAAACAAAACAATATGTTGTGGTAATATACACTATGGCTACATTGTTAATTGTTATGTTTTATTTCTGAATTGCTACTTGTACAATAAAATTTGTAGACAATAACTTAATGATTGAGTTTGATAGTGGATTATGTGTTAAGGCAGGATCTATGCAGCTGTTATACAACGTTAGCCCGGAGCTATGCAGCTGTTATACAACGTTAGCCCGGAGCTATGCAGCTGTTATACAACGTTAGCCCGGAGCTATGCAGCTGTTATACAACGTTAGCCCGGAGCTATGCAGCTGTTATACAACGTTAGCCCGGAGCTATGCAGCTGTTATACAACGTTAGCCCGGAGCTATGCAGCTGTTATACAACGTTAGCCAGGCGCTATGCAGCGTTATACAACGTTAGCCCGGAGCTATGCAGCTGTTATACAACGTTAGCCAGGCGCTATGCAGCTGTTATACAACGTTAGCCAGGCGCTATGCAGCTGTTATACAACGTTAGCCCGGAGCTATGCAGCTGTTATACAACGGTAGCCAGGCGCTATGCAGCGTTATACAACGTTAGCCCGGAGCTATGCAGCTGTTATACAACGTTAGCCAGGCGCTATGCAGCGTTATACAACGTTAGCCAGGCGCTATGCAGCCGTTATACAACAGCTAAGGGACGTTAGCCAGGCGCTATGCAGCAGTTATACAACGTTAGCCAGGCGCTATGCAGCCGTTATACAACAGCTAAGGGACGTTAGCCAGGCGCTATGCAGCAGTTATACAACAGCTAAGGGAGGTTAGGCAGGAGCTATGCAGCCGTTATACAACAGCAAAGGGAGGTTAGGCAGGAGCTATGCAGCCATTATACAACAGCTAAGGGAGGTTAGGCAGGAGCTATGCAGCCGTTATACAACAGCTAAGGGAGGTTAGGCAGGAGCTATGCAGCCGTTGTACAACAGCTAAGGGAGGTTAGGCAGGAGCTATGCAGCCGTTATACAACAGCTAAGGGAGGTTAGGCAGGAGCTATGCAGCCATTATACAACAGCTAAGGGAGGTTAGGCAGGAGCTATGCAGCCGTTATACAACAGCTAAGGGAGGTTAGGCCGGAGCTATGCAGCCGTTATACAACAGCTAAGGGAGGTTAGGCAGGAGCTATGCAGCCGTTGTACAACAGCTAAGGGAGGTTAGGCAGGAGCTATGCAGCCGTTATACAACAGCTAAGGGAGGTTAGGCAGGAGCTATGCAGCCATTATACAACAGCTAAGGGAGGTTAGGCAGGAGCTATGCAGCCGTTATACAACAGCTAAGGGAGGTTAGGCAGGAGCTATGCAGCCATTATACAACAGCTAAGGGAGGTTAGGCAGGAGCTATGCAGCCATTATACAACAGCTAAGGGAGGTTAGGCAGGAGCTATGCAGCCATTATACAACAGCTAAGGGAGTTAGGCAGGAGCTATGCAGCCGTTATACAACAGCTAAGGGACGTTAGCCATCATTTAGCTGCCAGATACTGACTCGATATGAGCTCTTTTTCTTTGATGAGTCACTAATATTTAGGGATGTAGGATAATCAGATACTTCCTCTTTTTATTTTCATCCCTTTTCACCCCTAGAACAACTCCTCTTTCATGTTGAGTAGTAGTGGATGCTCACTATCGCATCACCTTATGATTTACAGCAGACCCATAAAGTAAACCACTTGTCTTTTTTCATTTGCCAAAAAACACTAAATGGTTTACCTCCGCCTCCCCTGCTTTCACATTGACTTTCTTAGTGCTTATCTCTGAGAAACATTGTTTCTCTTGTACTGTACATTTCCCCTCGCGGCCCTTTGCTCCAGTAGGAGCTAAAACAACAAGTCACTTTCCAATCTACTGTTTCATCTGAATGCTGTGTAGAAAACAAGGCTACTGATTCCTCGGTTGATCGCAGAGACCACTGTGTGTACAGGACAATCCGGCTGTGTGTTGTGGCAACATGCTGCTCACCGTGGTCAGACAGAAGCACCAGGTTGACACAGCGGTGAAGGTTCTTCTGTTTCAAGCCGTCCATTAGAAGTCCTAACAACCTGTCTACGTTCAGCAGGGCCTCAATCACCTGCAAATACATTATATAGTCATTCATAACACCACATGTTATACAAGGCCCAGGAGTTCTGCCTGACTACTTTGTGGCCTTTGCTGGGCCTGCTTTGATTGGTTATAAATTACCCCCCCACCTGATTGGTGGGTTGAATGAATAGAGATGGATCTGACCTGGCTGCTCATTGGTCCGTATTGGTGGCCGGCAGAGTCTGGTTCCTCCATGTACAGAGTGTAAAAATCTGGCCTACATGAAAACAAAATGAAAGGACTCTGATTACATAGTGAGGTCCGATCAAATGAAAGAGATGACGACAGTGTTTGGACTGTCCTTCAAAATGATGCTCATTTAAAGGTTATAAGAAGCATATTACCATACCTTTCCCCTTGAGGCAAGTTCAGCCATTGAAATATGGTTGAGATTCTCTCCTCAAATGAGATGTTCCTAAAACAAAGATACTGCTTTATTTCTTACTTTAGAAAGCATCACTATGGATAGCTtacacactgctacagtacactacagcaaATGCTGGTCACCTCCAAATAACACATTCATACTTTATATCCTACAAAACAAAAAGATGGGGTATTCACTATCGGATAATTACCTACTCCTCTTTATTATGGCAAACAAACATGGATAAGAAAGACCATTACAcatgtctgtcacgccctggtcttagtattttgtgttttctttatttatttggtcaggccagggtgtgacatgggtttattttgtggtgtgtttgtgtattggggtttttcgtaggttttgggattgtggcttagtggggtgttctagtaaagtctatggttgcctgtggcggttctcaatcagaggcaggtgattcttgttgtctctgagtGGGAACCAtattaggcagccatattctttgagtgtttcgtgggtgattgttcccgtctctgtgtttattgtcaccagataggctgtataggttttcacgtcccgtttcttgtttttgtattatcgtgtttcatcttcattaaagatgtatcgtattaaccacgctgcattttggtccgactctttcgacggaagaaaaccgtaacaatgtCTCTTACTTGTCATACTTCTTATAGAAGTCAGGTAATCTTCCATTGACTGCCACATCAGAGCCCGGCCAGAAGAATGTGGCTGACTTCAGGTTATTGTCCATGGCAGTGAACcaaacctagagagagagagacagacagtggaggTGCTCTGATCATCAAAACAACCACAGACCACTAGAAAGAGCTACCCTAATAGTTCAATAAATGCATCAAAACTGACCCTATACGCTGTTTGCCTTTCACTCCAGCCACCCGGGTTTGCTTCCTGCTCCCTCCGTTCGCTACATTGGTTGTCAGAAGTGAGATGGTGCCTGTTAGGCTATTGGAGAGGCATGTACACATGAGGGGCACGCTCTCCCGAAGGAAGGGGGTAATGTAGCGACATTAACACCTAGAAACCTCATCAAGAGGTTCAGACCTCTTGGTGTAATggttaaggtgttggcttgacagtcgtTGGACCCAGGTCTGAGTCGCAGTTGGGGCTACCCCCCCAAATTGGTTTCAGAAGTGGGATGTCGCCCATGAGGCCACCAGAAAGCCTGGCGGACGTGTGAAGAGGCTTGAAAGAAAGTTGATGCACAGGGACGTGCCTTCCCGTTTGGAGGGCCCAGTGTAATGATCCTCAGCTCCTCACGATATGAGCCACATTACAATTCCCTCCCAATGGGTTAACCCTAACTCCctaacgggctcgggagaggcgaaggtcgaatcATGTGTCCTCccaaacatgacccgccaaaccgcgttccttaacacccgcctgcttaacctggaagcctgctgcaccaatgtgtcggaggaaacaccgttcaactgacgaccggagtcagcctgcaggcacccggccagccacaaggagtctctagagcgcgatgagccaagtaaagcccccaggccaaaccctcccctaacccgcaCGACGCTGTGTGACGCCCTATGGAACTCTTGTTTTAGTAAACATTGTTCTGTAATGTCATTATGTCTCATAGTTAGGGTTGTTTTAGTAAACACAGTTCAAATGAATTTCCTCAACAACATTCATGTTATTATTCCTCATGCATTTTTCCAGCTAAATGTTTCAGGAGGAAATCTTCTCAAAGTGCCATCTGTGACTTGTTCTAACAACAACAGGGCCCCTTATGTCTTCCCAAGCGCCACTcttctagcctgggtaccagtctgtttgagtTATCATTACACTCCTTGTCATTCTTAACATGacacaaggagtggaatgttagcctGAAACGGGGGAACCTGTTTTGCTACCAGTCAAGTTACATTTCTCCTAACACTAGGGCCATATTATCCTCAAACCAATAAGTTCTAGCAGTAAACTAACATTGAATGAAGGTGCGGTATTTTCACTGTGTATTCCAATGCATCCACTCACTGGTTCTCCTTGGTACCATTTGGCATTGAATTTTTCGGGAACTTTCAAACTGAAGGAGGCGTTGCGGGTCACGTCATACATCTTGTTGTCAACGATCCCATGGGACTCTGGATAGAGGCCCTGTGGGAGTAACACACACCAGTGAGGCCCTGTGGGAGTAACACACACCAGTGCTTTGACAGCTGCACGACTAAGTGGACATATCATCTGTAACTTTACATCTAAACCACTTCATCACAGAGAGCTACTGGAGCCACCGGTTAACCCACTGGAGCCATCGGTTAACCAACTGGAGCCACCGGTTAACCCACTGTGTTGAAAGAATTCTGGAGGCTAAATGGAAGGTGTGGGTTAGTCCAGTAGATCTGAAATCACCGCCTACTGTTGCACACCTCCAACACAGTTTCTCCTGAGGTGCAGCATGTCCTAGCCATCCAGCCACAACAGGAGGTAATTTGTTATCATTAGTCATAAGTGACAATTTGATGGATAAGGTGATTTAAAGAGTCATCTTTCTTTTAAGTGAATTCCATTTTCAAATAAACAAATAGGCCAGTTGTGTATACAATTCTGCAGAGTAACTGGTTTCATATTAGAGCAACTAAGACGAGCATCAACACTTACAGTCACAATGGTGTAGTGGTTGGGGAAGGTCTTTGTGGGGTAGACAGGTCTCATGTATGAGGTAGAAGTGCCACAGTTGCCTGAAATAGATGGAGATGAAAAATAGTTAAAAGCTGCCAAAGTAAATGGATCATTTCACCATGTGGATAATGGTTTTAAAAGATGTCAGACTGACGTCTTTTGCGATGGTGCGGACATAAGTGGCCAAATAAACAATAGTTTCCTGAAACAGGATAATTTCCTCCACGACGTCTTTACTTGATTGTAATCTGATGTCGTTTCAACCAGAAACCAAATTTCAACCAGATAACTTCTTTAGAATGTTTCATGCCAAATGTTGCCCTACGCACCAGAAAACAATGGTGTGCTTACGTAATTTGCTGATGACTGGAAGAAGACTGCCATAGGCCTTTAAATAACCTGCCCGGAAGCCATCCATAGACACCAGGATCAGTGGGGGTTTGGAAAAACTGGGGATACAAACAGAGAATGAGCTGTATTGAGGTTAAAACAGAACATACATTTTTCCTGGAAAGCATAAATCTAAAACTGTCTGAGTCTGGCACAGTGTGGATGGCACAGTTCCACCGTTACAGTAGTTGTGCTGTGGGTTTGTGTGGAGGAACACAAAGCAAGCCCTTTGACTGTGGGGAACTGACATGAACTGACTAGATGAGACGGATAGGCAGGATGGATTCAGCCCACACAGAGATGAGGGGAAGGGCAGGAAGAGGTCTGGGGCTGGATGGCTGCATCCAAGATGAGTCAGATCTTTCTAAGGCCTGTGGCTTAAAAATGTTCCCATTTCCctgagaatttaaaaaaaactttcccCTTCCCCTTTTCAACTGAAATGCAATGCAGGGTAAAGACAGATTTCAGTCCAACACAACAGttgctttttttctctctccttcctttttaCTCCTTcttccgctctccctctcttttctccaacATGAGGGATAACAGAGGTAAGTGATGTATGTTAAAGTTATTTAAGGCTCTCTGTGGTTCAGTAATAGGCGTTTTAATCGTATCTATTCA
This genomic interval carries:
- the enpp1 gene encoding ectonucleotide pyrophosphatase/phosphodiesterase family member 1 — encoded protein: MEISKADDISTEQAANLLGSPGRDNQMRQSGQVHKKRSKNRMVIVAVLLLCLLMITVIVVVFALKQRCDVKVTSCKNRCVTGSRDKSASCHCDLSCQKEGNCCLDYTEVCVEPGQRWTCSRFRCGEERLANGLCSCSDDCVKAGDCCANYYSSCKVEVKSWIEEECEDIQTPQCPASFSKPPLILVSMDGFRAGYLKAYGSLLPVISKLRNCGTSTSYMRPVYPTKTFPNHYTIVTGLYPESHGIVDNKMYDVTRNASFSLKVPEKFNAKWYQGEPVWFTAMDNNLKSATFFWPGSDVAVNGRLPDFYKKYDKNISFEERISTIFQWLNLPQGERPDFYTLYMEEPDSAGHQYGPMSSQVIEALLNVDRLLGLLMDGLKQKNLHRCVNLVLLSDHGMEEASCKKAAFVSSYQDNIDDFTVIQGPAARIRPKNLPEDFFSFDYEGLVKNLSCRSPDQPMRPYLKEHLPKRMHFANNVRIEKAHLYMKPGWQAALQPKEVKYCTGGFHGSDNVFKNMQAIFISYGPGLKYKTQVAPFENIEVYNLLCDLLDVPPAPNNGTHGSLNHLLKNPPHRPVYPAELSSNSTCEASGLAPSDHLGCSCSTRTRAAEKTMNRQLIKDNSISGTKALHLPYGIPRVLQENSEYCVLHHADYINGYSKDTLMPLWVAYTINPLNNVQPLSPVVEACVRADVRVAPLFSQNCVRYKDNPALSYGLLHPPNLGANGTEAESLLTSNIAPMYPAFKAVWTYFHDVLLVKYSQQLNGVNVMSGPIFDQHYDGHFDTPTVSTPQHEAPIPTHFYVILTSCGNSSFSPADCQGPLETTSFTLPHRPDHTETCANGSDFQWVQEWAQFHASRVKDIELLTGLSFYHNRISVEETLQLKTFLQTF